The Prevotella herbatica genome contains the following window.
TCTGTGTCATGTCGCATAATCAGATTTTGAGTGCGTAAAGCCTGTCCTTGACCAGGAAGTTCAAATATAAGGCAATTATAACCTCTGTCTATTGCAGGAGCAGCAGCGCAGAAGTAAAGTTCCTGTAATGTAGAGTCATATCCACCTATCGCCATCAATGTAGGTTTTGGTTTCTTCGGATCATAGTCATGCGAACCAAAGAAATATCCTTTAAGATAAGTATCCTGATAAGGTATTTCCACTATTTCATAATGTGTTTTAAATAGCTTCATTGCCTTCTCAAATGTATCTACGCTCTTTGTAAAGTTCTGCATTCTTCGAGGATCTGTTCCGTCAAGAAAGAATTCTGCTGTACGATAGTAATTATGCGCTCTCAGAAAAGCTTCTTTAGCACTAGTTTTATGCTTTCCCTCCAAACATTTCTCTGCTCTTGCAGCAGTCTTCTCTGCGGTTTTAGAGAACTCCTCATACCAACTATTGAAGTCACCTTCCTTTATGCGTGCTGCGGTAGCCAGAGCTTCACCAATACTTGCACCATGATAGCGAGAATAGCTTACGGCTCTCAATAATTCAAAAGAGAAAGCCTGATCATTAAAATATAGTTTCATAGCGTTTCAAATTTTTATAATAATTTTTGATGTTATCTGAATCTGTTTTACACAATCTGTGATTGCAAATTAAGTACATAAATTCCACATTTGCATTTTTCCTTAACATAATTTACGCATGATACTACGTAAAGAACATCGGATAAAACGAAAAGAACATCATCCAAAATATACAAACATACTACAAGCTATAAAAATCCTGATTATCGTCTTAGTTATCATCATAAAAAAAGCCCCGAAAGATTATGTATTTCTTTCGGGGCTTTATCATCTCATTATATCTTTATCACTACCGTGCTCTATTACGTATTCGATCGTAATTGCGTCGCGTCAGCAATTTCTGACTTATAAAAGTAACGATTGTTCCTGTGATGAGTGCTACTATTACGGTGCCCTCTCTCACGCCCTGTATATGTTTAGACATCATAAGAGATGCCAATACAGCCAAAACAACTAAGAATATATCAAACTTTCGTTTAATTTTTCCAAACTCTTTATTATAACGATCAGCAGAGTACTTCACAAATCCCTCAGCACTCATCATCACTACATTTGGTTTTACCTCCAGCACAACAGCTGTTGACTGAACAACACAACCTATAAGCAAAAGTATGATTGAAGCAATGTAGCTATTTGGTGTAATGTTATTGCATAGATACATATTAAAGTCTATGAACGCACCGAAAACAAATGAAAATGGCAACTGCATCAGTATCTCAAATATTTTTTTTCTTGAAGAGTTACCTCGTATAAGCCAAAACTGAGCTACAATAAGAAATAAGTTTTGAATAAAGGTGCATGTACCAAGTGACAATGATGTGTTTATGCTCAC
Protein-coding sequences here:
- a CDS encoding alpha/beta hydrolase family protein, with product MKLYFNDQAFSFELLRAVSYSRYHGASIGEALATAARIKEGDFNSWYEEFSKTAEKTAARAEKCLEGKHKTSAKEAFLRAHNYYRTAEFFLDGTDPRRMQNFTKSVDTFEKAMKLFKTHYEIVEIPYQDTYLKGYFFGSHDYDPKKPKPTLMAIGGYDSTLQELYFCAAAPAIDRGYNCLIFELPGQGQALRTQNLIMRHDTEVPVGAAVDFISKRIDVDMNAVALFGMSLGGYFAPRAAAFDDRIKAVVTFNVFYDTYESTLNQNPQLKMLETMPNEKKEALLAMAEEKNPSLRWMINNGIWVMGLKHRYEVFEEMKNYTLRGIADKIKCPVLLTIGEADHFVSEDQLQQLTDSIKSPKTVYRFTREDGAEEHCQEGNHELFHQVMFDWMDDVFKYYPE
- a CDS encoding YczE/YyaS/YitT family protein encodes the protein MKKILARYLIFTVGLYLLSLGIVLIIRSALGTTPISSLNYVVSINTSLSLGTCTFIQNLFLIVAQFWLIRGNSSRKKIFEILMQLPFSFVFGAFIDFNMYLCNNITPNSYIASIILLLIGCVVQSTAVVLEVKPNVVMMSAEGFVKYSADRYNKEFGKIKRKFDIFLVVLAVLASLMMSKHIQGVREGTVIVALITGTIVTFISQKLLTRRNYDRIRNRAR